In the Sediminibacter sp. Hel_I_10 genome, one interval contains:
- the atpE gene encoding ATP synthase F0 subunit C has translation MYNLIGAGLIVIGAGIGLGQIGGKAMEGIARQPEATGKIQTAMIIVAALLEGLAFGALILGKG, from the coding sequence ATGTACAATTTAATTGGAGCAGGATTAATCGTAATTGGAGCAGGTATTGGACTTGGTCAAATTGGAGGAAAAGCAATGGAAGGTATTGCTCGTCAACCAGAAGCAACCGGTAAAATACAAACAGCGATGATTATCGTTGCAGCACTTTTAGAAGGTCTTGCATTTGGAGCTTTAATCTTAGGAAAAGGTTAA
- a CDS encoding DUF2059 domain-containing protein, whose translation MKKLLFAAVFLFIISSIQAQENSEFKQQTIEFIKLTGTSDAFDSAISQIGMAVPAEKKEAYKKEANATLDDLYGKIADLYMKEFTKEDIAELVKFYKTDLGKKLASKQTTLTQSAMMVGQTWGMQVQQIAQKYTN comes from the coding sequence ATGAAAAAATTATTATTTGCTGCTGTATTTTTATTTATAATCTCTTCAATTCAAGCTCAAGAAAATTCTGAGTTTAAACAACAAACAATTGAGTTTATAAAACTAACCGGAACTTCTGATGCTTTCGACAGCGCGATTTCTCAAATTGGCATGGCTGTACCTGCAGAGAAAAAAGAAGCGTATAAAAAGGAGGCCAACGCTACGCTTGATGATCTTTATGGAAAAATCGCCGATCTTTACATGAAGGAGTTTACAAAAGAAGATATTGCTGAGTTGGTAAAATTCTATAAAACTGATCTTGGTAAAAAGTTAGCTTCAAAACAAACGACGCTTACCCAATCTGCAATGATGGTAGGTCAAACCTGGGGGATGCAAGTTCAGCAGATTGCTCAAAAATATACCAACTAA
- the atpB gene encoding F0F1 ATP synthase subunit A, giving the protein MAILQQGFKFSILALLLCCAPILIAQEHEEGVEYTEYKEGPVSSKSEVEDYIQHHIKDAHDFNLFSYTNDEGERKHFGFPLPVIIWTSNGLTTFMSSEFHHNDNGNVIVDKNGLSFAKIHSKIYELEQGASTVSFDEDHHATNAHKVLDFSITKSVVGILLIGILLFIWFRGLAKQYKTKKIPTGFGRVLEPLVIYVRDEIARPNIGDKHYRKFTGYLLTVFFFIWLLNLLGLMPFGFNVTGQLAVTAALAIFTLIIYTASGNADYWKHILWMPGVPVLIRPVLAVIELAGAFLIKPFSLLVRLFANITAGHIVVMSLIAIMFIMRQSLGIVGSSFLSIVLSVLILLIEILVAFLQAYIFTMLSALFIGMAVAEHDHDHAHDGTGHDVADAEDVRSDFI; this is encoded by the coding sequence ATGGCAATACTGCAACAAGGATTTAAATTTTCGATTTTAGCGCTTCTCTTATGTTGTGCTCCTATTTTAATTGCTCAAGAGCATGAAGAAGGGGTGGAATATACTGAATATAAGGAAGGTCCCGTAAGTTCTAAAAGCGAGGTTGAAGATTACATTCAACATCACATCAAGGACGCTCACGATTTTAATTTGTTTTCTTATACAAATGATGAAGGAGAGCGTAAGCATTTTGGTTTTCCGCTACCCGTGATTATTTGGACGAGTAATGGTTTAACAACTTTTATGTCTTCTGAATTTCATCATAATGATAATGGTAACGTCATTGTTGATAAAAACGGTTTGAGCTTTGCTAAAATACACAGCAAAATATATGAACTAGAGCAAGGGGCCTCAACAGTAAGTTTTGATGAAGATCACCACGCTACTAACGCCCATAAAGTTTTAGATTTTTCAATTACAAAAAGTGTTGTTGGAATTCTATTAATAGGAATTCTGCTCTTTATTTGGTTTCGTGGTTTAGCGAAACAATATAAAACTAAAAAAATTCCAACGGGTTTTGGACGTGTTTTAGAGCCCTTAGTCATCTACGTACGTGACGAGATTGCAAGACCAAATATTGGTGATAAGCATTATAGAAAATTTACAGGCTACCTTTTAACGGTTTTCTTTTTTATCTGGTTATTGAACCTTTTAGGCCTAATGCCTTTTGGTTTTAATGTTACAGGGCAATTAGCGGTAACTGCTGCCTTGGCTATCTTCACTTTAATTATTTACACAGCTAGCGGAAATGCAGACTACTGGAAACACATCTTATGGATGCCAGGCGTGCCTGTATTGATTCGTCCTGTTTTAGCGGTAATCGAATTGGCAGGAGCATTTTTAATCAAGCCCTTTTCATTATTAGTACGTTTGTTCGCAAATATTACGGCGGGTCACATTGTAGTAATGAGTTTGATTGCCATCATGTTTATCATGAGACAATCTTTGGGTATTGTAGGATCTAGCTTTCTATCTATTGTACTATCTGTATTGATATTACTAATTGAAATTTTAGTGGCGTTCCTACAGGCTTATATCTTTACAATGCTATCAGCACTCTTTATAGGTATGGCTGTTGCAGAACACGATCATGATCACGCACATGATGGAACTGGACATGATGTTGCAGATGCAGAGGACGTGAGAAGTGATTTTATTTAA
- a CDS encoding ABC transporter ATP-binding protein, producing MIQTENLSKSYGSKTVLKIDHLDIPKGQSFGLVGNNGAGKTTYFSLLLDLIQPTSGHIKNNGVEVDKSEDWKPFTSAFIDESFLIGYLTPEEYFYFIGELRGQNKADVDMLVAQFSDFFHGEILNQKKYLRDLSKGNQKKAGIVAALIGKPEVIILDEPFANLDPTTQIRLKGIIKDLAETQGVTVLVSSHDLMHVTDVCERIVVLEKGEIVKDLATNEATLKELEAHFSGSTLV from the coding sequence ATGATACAAACTGAAAATCTTTCAAAATCCTACGGTTCAAAAACTGTTTTGAAAATAGACCATCTCGATATCCCCAAAGGTCAAAGCTTCGGGCTTGTAGGCAACAACGGCGCCGGGAAAACAACCTATTTCAGTCTGTTATTGGATTTGATTCAACCAACCAGCGGTCACATAAAAAATAACGGCGTTGAAGTTGACAAAAGTGAAGACTGGAAACCTTTTACCTCTGCTTTTATAGACGAGAGTTTCTTGATTGGATATCTTACCCCAGAAGAATATTTTTATTTCATAGGAGAGCTTCGTGGTCAAAACAAAGCCGATGTGGACATGCTGGTCGCTCAGTTTTCTGATTTTTTCCATGGCGAAATCTTAAATCAAAAAAAATACTTGAGAGATTTAAGTAAAGGGAACCAGAAAAAAGCGGGTATTGTTGCCGCTCTCATAGGAAAACCAGAAGTCATTATATTAGATGAGCCCTTCGCTAATTTAGATCCAACCACCCAAATTAGACTCAAAGGCATCATTAAAGATTTGGCTGAGACCCAAGGCGTCACCGTTTTGGTATCTAGCCATGACCTCATGCATGTAACCGATGTATGCGAAAGAATCGTTGTCTTAGAAAAAGGAGAGATTGTTAAGGACTTAGCAACTAATGAAGCTACTTTAAAAGAACTTGAAGCCCATTTCTCTGGAAGTACTTTAGTATAA
- the atpH gene encoding ATP synthase F1 subunit delta has protein sequence MSGERAAIRYAKALLSLSEEKKASEAVNEDMVLMAKTILESRDLKQVLESPVVQSSVKKSVILEVFKSSHDLTKNLIDTLIANNRIAILSDVSKHYTRLYDELRGIQVATVTTAVPLDKTLESKVLSKVKELTGKDAEIISIVDESILGGFILRVGDTQYDASIANKLDKLKREFTLN, from the coding sequence ATGTCAGGAGAAAGAGCAGCCATTCGTTACGCAAAAGCATTGTTAAGTCTTTCAGAAGAGAAAAAAGCTTCTGAAGCCGTTAACGAGGATATGGTTTTGATGGCAAAAACCATTTTAGAAAGTAGAGACTTAAAGCAAGTACTTGAGAGTCCTGTGGTACAATCTTCGGTCAAAAAATCTGTGATTCTAGAGGTTTTCAAATCAAGTCATGATCTTACTAAAAATCTTATAGATACCTTAATTGCCAACAATAGAATCGCTATCTTGAGTGACGTGTCTAAACACTACACAAGATTGTATGATGAGTTAAGAGGCATTCAAGTAGCAACTGTAACTACTGCTGTGCCTTTAGACAAGACACTTGAATCTAAAGTTTTGTCGAAAGTGAAAGAGTTAACAGGAAAAGACGCAGAAATTATCAGTATTGTAGACGAAAGCATTCTTGGTGGTTTCATATTAAGAGTTGGTGATACCCAATATGACGCAAGTATCGCTAACAAATTAGACAAATTAAAAAGAGAATTTACACTAAATTAA
- a CDS encoding DUF6168 family protein encodes MIKTVITYFLYFSLALILTYALQYISMGQDTSTVRFSIWHINLFFVIISFTICVTLQLISLKPELEPQLGYLYLPTVIIKGILFYIIFRNTVFGIESVNNLERLILGLPLLISLSLEVYLISKILKKKTAEIY; translated from the coding sequence GTGATTAAAACCGTTATAACATACTTCTTATATTTTAGTTTGGCCCTTATCCTAACCTACGCGCTGCAGTATATAAGTATGGGTCAAGATACTTCGACCGTAAGGTTTTCAATATGGCATATAAACCTATTTTTTGTGATCATATCATTTACCATATGCGTCACCCTTCAATTGATATCACTCAAGCCTGAACTTGAACCTCAATTAGGCTACCTGTATTTGCCAACAGTCATAATAAAAGGAATTCTTTTTTATATCATTTTTAGAAACACTGTTTTTGGAATAGAAAGTGTTAATAACTTGGAACGCTTAATTTTAGGCTTACCGTTACTCATCTCTTTAAGTTTGGAAGTCTATTTGATTAGCAAGATTTTAAAGAAAAAGACCGCGGAAATTTATTGA
- a CDS encoding tetratricopeptide repeat protein — protein sequence MKTTLKVVIFMFVALLLVTSCSRKKDTFVNRNFHALGTKYNILYNGEIALENGRATVDNAATDNYWELLPIERMQVSEDIFLPGQSKNQDFERAEEKAIKAVQKHGMNIKGKEHNPQIDEAYLLLGKARYFDQRFIPALEAFNYILYKYPASDKINTAKVWREKTNVRLDNDDLAIKNLKRLLEQEQLEDQDLADATAILAQAYINTKAKDSAITQLAVAAEYTSKNKEKARYNYIIGQLYNDFGKIDSANIAFDKVINMHRKIPRSYYINAHLAKATNFDSINGDKLAFLEYLTDLEEDRENRPFLDKIYYRIAEFHRSNQRDSMAVAYYNKSLRATRGDKELKSRDYLTLGNMNFDQAIYKVAGAYYDSTMTNMKLNSKPYRIIKRKRENLDDVIYYEDIAKANDSILHLAGLSEADQLAYFTEYTTKLKAIAEAEALKAEAEKRRNAGIQTVANANKVGQAPSRAPAGAIPGKQDFYFYNQTTVSYGKNEFVKIWGDRELKDNWRLSSSKSNTFNAIKDGDSLADAVVDERFDPNFYISQIPLEQTVLDSLAKDRNFAYYQLGSIYKDKFKEYELAKNRLESLLKNNPEDRLILPSKYNLYKLYIELGEDQNAENMKMDIINNHSESRYAEILLNPESNLNNDENSPESLYANLYQQFLDQEYAEVIAKAETYIKQFEGDPMAPKFEILKASANGRLYGFEAYKTGVNYVALTYPNSEEGKIAEQIIETSFPLFANKTFISDDEAKHFNVLYPFKAAENEKIADFKTKLDEAISKITYFDLSTSIDVYDEDTIFVVVHGLKSVQGATGFAEILEERKVKINRNFYSISSPNYEIIQRHKSLNEYLAAQ from the coding sequence TTGAAAACAACGTTAAAAGTCGTTATTTTTATGTTTGTCGCCTTGCTTTTGGTGACCAGTTGCTCACGAAAAAAGGACACCTTTGTCAATAGGAACTTCCATGCTTTAGGCACAAAATATAACATTCTCTACAATGGCGAGATTGCTTTAGAAAATGGTAGAGCTACCGTAGATAATGCTGCCACAGATAACTATTGGGAACTTCTGCCTATAGAACGTATGCAGGTTTCAGAAGATATCTTTCTACCTGGTCAATCTAAAAATCAAGATTTTGAACGTGCTGAGGAAAAAGCGATTAAGGCCGTTCAAAAACACGGGATGAACATTAAAGGCAAAGAGCACAATCCACAAATTGATGAAGCCTATTTACTTTTAGGTAAAGCACGTTACTTTGATCAGCGTTTTATTCCTGCACTAGAGGCTTTCAACTACATCCTCTACAAATATCCAGCAAGTGATAAAATCAATACCGCTAAGGTCTGGAGAGAGAAAACAAATGTGAGACTTGATAATGATGATTTAGCGATAAAAAATCTAAAACGCCTTTTAGAACAAGAACAACTAGAAGACCAAGACCTTGCAGATGCTACGGCTATTTTAGCACAAGCTTATATTAACACAAAAGCTAAAGATAGCGCCATTACCCAATTGGCCGTAGCTGCAGAGTACACGAGTAAAAACAAAGAAAAAGCCCGTTACAATTATATCATTGGGCAACTCTATAATGATTTTGGCAAAATTGACAGTGCCAATATCGCTTTTGATAAGGTGATAAACATGCACCGTAAAATCCCAAGATCCTATTACATTAATGCGCATTTGGCCAAAGCCACCAATTTTGACTCTATCAACGGAGACAAGCTGGCCTTTCTAGAATATTTAACAGATTTAGAAGAGGATCGAGAAAATCGTCCGTTTTTAGATAAGATCTATTATCGCATTGCAGAGTTTCATAGATCAAATCAACGAGACTCTATGGCTGTAGCTTATTACAATAAGTCTTTACGTGCCACTAGAGGCGACAAAGAACTTAAGTCCAGAGATTATCTTACTCTTGGCAACATGAATTTTGACCAGGCCATATACAAAGTTGCAGGTGCTTATTACGACAGTACCATGACCAACATGAAACTCAACTCTAAGCCCTATCGCATCATTAAGCGGAAACGTGAAAATTTGGATGATGTGATCTATTATGAGGATATTGCCAAAGCAAACGACAGCATTCTTCATTTAGCAGGGTTATCAGAAGCAGACCAACTCGCCTATTTTACAGAGTACACCACAAAACTTAAGGCCATTGCCGAAGCAGAAGCCTTAAAAGCAGAAGCAGAAAAACGTCGCAACGCCGGAATACAAACCGTGGCAAACGCCAATAAAGTAGGTCAAGCACCTTCAAGGGCTCCAGCTGGGGCGATACCTGGTAAGCAAGACTTTTATTTTTACAACCAAACGACCGTATCTTATGGTAAAAATGAATTTGTGAAAATTTGGGGCGATCGTGAGTTAAAGGATAATTGGAGATTATCTAGCTCAAAGAGCAACACCTTTAATGCTATTAAAGATGGTGATAGTTTGGCCGATGCGGTAGTAGACGAGCGTTTTGATCCTAATTTTTATATCTCCCAAATTCCGTTAGAACAAACGGTTTTAGACAGCTTGGCCAAAGATCGTAATTTTGCTTATTACCAATTAGGAAGCATTTATAAAGATAAATTCAAAGAATACGAGCTTGCTAAAAATCGATTAGAATCACTTCTAAAAAACAATCCTGAAGATCGGTTGATTCTACCTTCTAAGTACAATCTTTATAAATTGTATATAGAACTTGGTGAAGATCAAAATGCCGAGAACATGAAAATGGATATCATTAACAATCATTCAGAATCAAGATATGCTGAAATTTTGCTTAATCCAGAATCCAATCTCAATAATGACGAAAACAGCCCTGAAAGCTTATATGCAAACCTGTATCAACAGTTTTTAGATCAAGAATATGCCGAGGTGATCGCTAAGGCAGAAACATACATCAAACAATTTGAAGGCGACCCTATGGCGCCTAAGTTTGAAATATTAAAGGCATCTGCCAACGGAAGGCTGTATGGATTTGAGGCCTACAAGACCGGAGTGAATTATGTGGCCCTTACCTATCCAAATTCCGAAGAAGGAAAAATCGCAGAACAAATTATTGAAACCTCATTTCCATTATTTGCAAATAAAACCTTTATTAGTGATGATGAGGCAAAACACTTCAATGTACTCTACCCATTTAAGGCTGCTGAAAACGAAAAAATTGCTGACTTTAAAACAAAACTGGATGAGGCCATTTCTAAAATAACCTATTTTGATCTTAGTACTTCTATTGATGTGTATGATGAAGATACTATCTTTGTAGTGGTGCACGGTCTTAAAAGCGTACAAGGCGCTACAGGATTTGCAGAAATTCTTGAAGAAAGAAAAGTTAAAATTAATCGTAATTTCTATTCTATTTCGTCCCCAAACTACGAAATCATACAACGACACAAAAGTCTTAACGAGTACTTAGCGGCTCAATAA
- the atpA gene encoding F0F1 ATP synthase subunit alpha → MAEVKPAEISAILKQQLSGFEAGATLDEVGTVLTVGDGIVRAYGLSNAQYGELVEFDGGLEGIVLNLEEDNVGIVLLGTSVGVREGSTVKRTERIASVNVGEGIVGRVVDTLGNPIDGKGAIAGETYEMPLERKAPGVIYREPVTEPLQTGIKAIDAMIPVGRGQRELVIGDRQTGKTTVCIDAILNQKEFYDAGNPVYCIYVAVGQKASTVANIAKTLEEKGALAYTTIVAANASDPAAMQVYAPFTGASIGEYFRDTGRPALIVFDDLSKQAVAYREVSLLLRRPPGREAYPGDVFYLHSRLLERSAKIINNDAIAKEMNDLPDVLKPMVKGGGSLTALPIIETQAGDVSAYIPTNVISITDGQIFLDGDLFNSGVRPAINVGISVSRVGGNAQIKSMKKVSGTLKLDQAQFRELEAFAKFGSDLDAVTLNVIEKGRRNVEILKQAQNDPFKVEDQVAIIYAGSKNLLRDVPVEKVKEFERNYLELLRAKHPETLSTLKAGKLTDEVTDTLITVAKDVSGKYRA, encoded by the coding sequence ATGGCAGAAGTAAAACCAGCTGAAATATCAGCAATCTTAAAACAACAACTATCAGGTTTTGAAGCAGGCGCAACTTTAGATGAAGTTGGAACCGTCTTAACCGTTGGTGATGGTATTGTACGTGCTTACGGCTTATCTAACGCTCAGTATGGAGAGTTAGTTGAGTTTGATGGCGGTTTAGAAGGTATTGTACTTAACTTAGAAGAAGACAATGTTGGTATTGTACTTTTAGGGACTTCAGTAGGCGTTAGAGAAGGCTCTACTGTGAAACGTACAGAACGTATCGCATCAGTAAACGTTGGTGAAGGTATCGTAGGACGTGTCGTTGATACTTTAGGAAACCCTATTGACGGTAAAGGTGCTATTGCTGGAGAAACTTACGAAATGCCATTGGAGCGTAAAGCACCAGGTGTTATCTACCGTGAGCCTGTAACCGAGCCATTACAAACTGGTATCAAAGCTATTGATGCAATGATTCCTGTGGGTAGAGGTCAACGTGAGTTGGTTATTGGTGACCGTCAAACTGGAAAAACTACAGTTTGTATTGATGCCATTTTAAATCAAAAAGAATTTTACGATGCAGGTAATCCTGTATATTGTATATATGTTGCTGTAGGTCAAAAAGCCTCAACAGTAGCAAACATTGCTAAAACATTAGAAGAAAAAGGCGCTTTAGCTTACACTACCATCGTAGCAGCTAATGCATCTGATCCTGCAGCTATGCAAGTGTATGCACCTTTTACAGGGGCTTCTATTGGAGAATACTTTAGAGATACTGGTAGACCAGCGCTTATTGTATTTGATGATTTATCAAAACAAGCTGTAGCTTATCGTGAGGTATCTTTACTATTACGTCGTCCACCAGGTCGTGAAGCTTACCCAGGTGACGTTTTCTACCTACACTCTAGATTATTAGAGCGTTCTGCAAAAATCATCAACAACGATGCTATTGCTAAAGAAATGAACGATTTACCTGACGTGTTAAAGCCAATGGTAAAAGGAGGTGGCTCTTTAACAGCGCTTCCAATTATTGAAACACAAGCTGGTGACGTTTCTGCTTATATCCCAACTAACGTGATTTCTATTACAGATGGTCAGATTTTCTTAGATGGTGATTTATTTAACTCTGGGGTTCGTCCAGCAATTAACGTAGGTATTTCTGTATCTCGTGTTGGTGGTAACGCACAGATTAAATCCATGAAAAAAGTATCTGGTACATTAAAATTAGACCAAGCGCAATTCCGAGAATTAGAGGCATTTGCTAAGTTTGGATCAGATTTAGATGCAGTTACCTTAAATGTAATTGAAAAAGGTAGACGTAACGTAGAAATACTAAAACAAGCACAAAACGATCCATTTAAGGTTGAAGATCAAGTCGCTATTATTTATGCGGGATCTAAAAACTTATTAAGAGATGTTCCTGTTGAGAAGGTCAAAGAGTTTGAAAGAAATTATCTTGAACTTCTTAGAGCAAAACATCCTGAAACGCTTTCCACGCTTAAAGCTGGTAAATTAACAGACGAGGTAACAGATACCTTAATTACTGTTGCAAAAGACGTTTCTGGAAAATATAGAGCTTAA
- a CDS encoding F0F1 ATP synthase subunit B yields the protein MGDLFNDFSIGLFLVQTVLLLLLIFLMAKFAWKPIMNSLSEREEGIQGALDAAANARKEMENLQADNQKLLQEARIERENMLKEAREMKTKMIDDAKEEAQTQANKMIAQAQAAIESEKKSAMAELKSHVAALSIQIAEKVVKQELSNKDKQLELVDRMLGEATLN from the coding sequence ATGGGAGATTTATTTAATGACTTTTCGATAGGGCTGTTTTTAGTACAGACCGTTTTGCTTTTGTTGCTTATTTTCCTAATGGCAAAATTTGCATGGAAACCTATTATGAATTCTTTATCTGAAAGAGAAGAAGGCATACAAGGCGCTCTAGATGCAGCAGCAAATGCTAGAAAGGAAATGGAAAACCTTCAAGCAGATAACCAAAAGTTGTTGCAAGAAGCAAGAATAGAGCGTGAAAACATGCTCAAAGAAGCGCGTGAGATGAAGACGAAGATGATTGATGACGCTAAAGAAGAAGCGCAGACTCAAGCTAATAAAATGATTGCCCAGGCACAAGCCGCAATAGAGAGCGAAAAGAAATCTGCTATGGCAGAACTTAAAAGCCACGTTGCAGCACTTTCTATACAAATAGCAGAGAAAGTTGTGAAGCAAGAGTTATCAAACAAAGACAAGCAATTGGAATTGGTTGATAGAATGCTAGGTGAAGCTACGCTAAATTAA
- a CDS encoding DUF5687 family protein, which produces MTLKQFLNLEWKQYVRSAYWQKSIAINILLVFVALYFMLMFLIMGIALYPGLKEVFPEQDPFVVVNNYLFYYVLMDIVLRFFFQKLPVMSVKPLLTLPVRRSNVVHYVLRKSAFSFFNFLPLFAFLPFNIMLLANGYPPGSVITWFFAIVILTLIINFLNFIIESFSSETELSFLPLLLITGGLFALNFFNIISFSEVISSSFQAIYASPIFIVVLLAILVGLYLFNHKLLKAKLYLDSGLKTKATEVNASSMEWTKRFGNIAPFLQLDLKLIWRNKRTKSSVWMLVLGLLYGLFFYPQQSYQDMPWFFAFIGIFVTGIFLINFGQFVPAWDSGYYKMLMSQNIKYEQYLKSKFILMTMSVILLFVLSIPYVYFGWKILLAHFAAALYNIGVNTHVILIGGSYNRKKIDLSQRAAFNYQGTGAVQWLIGIPLMLLPLAIFGITYALLSFEIACSVLSLLGIIGIVLHPKLMTYIVKKYQNSKYKMIGAFAQDN; this is translated from the coding sequence ATGACCTTAAAACAGTTTCTTAATTTAGAATGGAAACAGTATGTAAGATCTGCATACTGGCAAAAAAGCATCGCCATAAACATCCTTTTGGTGTTTGTGGCCTTGTACTTTATGCTCATGTTCTTGATTATGGGCATTGCCCTTTATCCCGGACTTAAAGAGGTTTTTCCAGAGCAAGATCCCTTTGTTGTAGTAAACAACTATCTGTTTTACTATGTCTTAATGGATATTGTTTTGCGTTTCTTTTTTCAGAAATTACCCGTTATGAGTGTCAAACCATTGTTGACACTCCCGGTGAGACGCAGTAATGTGGTACATTATGTACTTCGTAAATCGGCATTCTCATTTTTTAACTTTTTACCGCTATTTGCATTTTTGCCATTTAACATCATGTTATTAGCCAACGGCTATCCTCCAGGATCTGTGATCACTTGGTTTTTTGCAATTGTTATTTTAACGCTTATCATCAACTTTCTCAATTTTATTATTGAGAGTTTTTCTTCGGAAACAGAGCTGTCATTTCTGCCGTTACTACTTATAACCGGAGGTTTATTTGCTTTAAATTTTTTCAATATCATTTCCTTTTCAGAAGTAATATCAAGCTCCTTTCAAGCGATATACGCTAGCCCTATCTTCATTGTAGTGCTGTTAGCTATTCTTGTAGGGCTCTACCTCTTCAACCATAAACTATTAAAGGCTAAACTTTATCTTGACAGCGGTCTCAAAACAAAAGCCACAGAAGTTAATGCCTCTTCTATGGAGTGGACCAAACGTTTTGGAAACATTGCGCCTTTTTTACAACTGGATCTTAAATTGATTTGGCGAAACAAACGCACCAAATCTTCCGTTTGGATGCTGGTGCTTGGCCTGCTTTACGGTTTGTTTTTCTATCCGCAGCAGTCTTATCAAGACATGCCTTGGTTTTTTGCCTTTATCGGCATTTTTGTTACCGGGATATTTTTAATCAATTTCGGACAATTTGTACCGGCATGGGACAGTGGCTATTACAAAATGCTCATGAGCCAAAACATTAAGTATGAACAATATTTAAAATCTAAGTTCATACTCATGACCATGAGTGTCATCTTATTATTTGTACTCAGCATCCCTTATGTCTATTTTGGCTGGAAAATTTTATTGGCACATTTTGCCGCAGCGCTTTACAATATTGGCGTAAACACGCATGTCATTTTAATTGGTGGCTCTTATAATCGTAAAAAAATTGACTTAAGCCAACGCGCCGCTTTCAACTATCAAGGTACAGGAGCTGTACAATGGCTTATTGGTATCCCTCTCATGCTATTACCATTGGCTATTTTTGGTATTACTTATGCGCTTCTTTCTTTTGAAATTGCTTGCTCGGTTCTAAGCCTTTTAGGGATTATTGGCATTGTATTACACCCTAAGCTAATGACCTACATTGTGAAGAAATATCAAAATTCTAAATACAAAATGATCGGTGCGTTTGCACAAGACAATTAA
- a CDS encoding AtpZ/AtpI family protein produces MAKKQDHPARPNQMPKKDKAPNKYIRFTSVAIQMGATIWLGNLFGKWLDSKYNADYWETTVTLIAVFAAMYMVIAQVIKVSKEGD; encoded by the coding sequence ATGGCCAAAAAACAGGACCATCCAGCACGACCAAATCAAATGCCTAAAAAGGACAAAGCGCCTAATAAGTATATTCGATTTACTTCCGTGGCCATACAGATGGGAGCCACTATTTGGCTAGGTAACCTGTTTGGCAAATGGCTAGATTCTAAATATAATGCCGATTATTGGGAAACCACGGTGACCTTGATTGCTGTATTTGCTGCAATGTATATGGTTATAGCCCAAGTGATCAAAGTTTCTAAAGAGGGTGATTAA
- a CDS encoding polymer-forming cytoskeletal protein: MFSEKKSGKTISDSSSQQNTIAQGTTITGDIVSDGDFRIEGTVEGNIKTPGKVVIGKTGAVNGTLKSSNADIEGKFSGKIFLSDTLSLRASAHVEGETEVGKLAVEPGATFNATCAMKGALKELNNGQKTGPSSTTKSNA; this comes from the coding sequence ATGTTTTCAGAAAAAAAATCAGGAAAAACAATAAGCGATTCCAGCTCACAACAAAACACCATTGCACAAGGCACAACCATAACTGGCGATATCGTTAGTGATGGTGATTTCAGGATTGAAGGTACCGTGGAAGGCAACATCAAAACACCAGGCAAAGTGGTTATTGGTAAAACTGGAGCCGTCAACGGAACTTTAAAAAGCAGTAATGCGGATATCGAAGGAAAGTTCTCAGGTAAGATCTTTCTATCAGACACGCTGTCACTAAGAGCCTCTGCTCATGTTGAGGGCGAGACAGAAGTTGGTAAATTGGCTGTAGAGCCTGGTGCTACTTTCAACGCAACCTGTGCTATGAAAGGTGCTCTAAAAGAATTAAACAATGGCCAAAAAACAGGACCATCCAGCACGACCAAATCAAATGCCTAA